In a single window of the Zonotrichia albicollis isolate bZonAlb1 chromosome 23, bZonAlb1.hap1, whole genome shotgun sequence genome:
- the SLC25A39 gene encoding mitochondrial glutathione transporter SLC25A39 isoform X1 — translation MAEKLPPSPGGGITPLQQMLASGTGAILTSLFVTPLDVVKIRLQAQRTPFSKVLAAQSVPWGAQPATWKCFLYCNGLMDHLYVCQNGNSCTAWYKAPGHFTGTLDAFVKITRNEGIRSLWSGLPPTLVMAVPATVIYFTTYDQLRDYLRTRVGSWNHYIPLLAGALARLGAVTVISPLELIRTKMQSRQLSYRELRVCIQSAVAQDGWLSLWRGWGPTVLRDVPFSALYWFNYELVRSWLCRQPWLDGSTFTVSFASGAISGTVAAVLTLPFDVVKTHRQIQLGDSEVHPVTACRPSKPSSTWLLMQRIRAESGTRGLFAGFLPRVIKVAPACAIMISTYEFGKSFFQKLNQEQQLRGL, via the exons ATGGCTGAGAAGCTGCCGCCGAGCCCCGGCGGGGGCATCACGCCACTGCAGCAGATGCTGGCCTCGGGGACAGGGGCCATCCTCACCTCCCTCTTCG TGACGCCGCTGGACGTGGTGAAGATCCGGCTGCAGGCCCAGAGGACCCCCTTCTCCAAAG TGTTGGCAGCGCAGTCAGTGCCCTGGGGCGCTCAGCCGGCCACAT GGAAGTGTTTCCTCTACTGCAACGGGCTCATGGACCACCTGTACGTGTGCCAGAACGGCAACAGCTGCACCGCCTGGTACAAGGCCCCCGGGCACTTCACTGGCACGCTG GATGCTTTTGTGAAGATCACGCGCAATGAGGGCATCAGATCTCTGTGGAGCGGTCTGCCCCCCACCCT GGTCATGGCTGTGCCAGCCACCGTTATTTACTTCACCACCTACGACCAGCTCCGGGACTACCTGCGCACCCGGGTGGGGAGCTGGAACCACTACATCCCCCTGCTGGCTGGGGCCCTGGCCAGGC TGGGTGCTGTGACAGTCATCAGCCCCCTGGAGCTGATCCGCACCAAGATGCAGTCCCGGCAGCTCAGCTACCGCGAGCTGCGTGTGTGCATCCAGTCTGCAGTGGCCCAGGACGGCTGGCTGTCCctctggaggggctggggacccACCGTGCTGCGGGACGTCCCCTTCTCGG ctctgtACTGGTTTAACTACGAGCTGGTGAGGTcgtggctctgcaggcagccctggctggacgGGTCCACGTTCACGGTCAGCTTCGCATCCGGGGCCATCTCTGGCACG GTGGCCGCGGTGCTGACGCTGCCCTTCGACGTGGTCAAAACGCATCGGCAGATCCAGCTGGGAGACAGTGAGGTGCACCCAG TCACAGCCTGCAGGCCTTCCAAGCCTTCCTCCACCTGGCTGCTCATGCAGCGGATCCGCGCCGAGTCTGGCACCCGGGGGCTGTTTGCAG GGTTTCTGCCCCGCGTCATCAAGGTAGCACCTGCCTGCGCCATCATGATCAGCACCTATGAGTTTGGCAAGAGCTTCTTCCAGAAGCTgaaccaggagcagcagctgcggGGATTGTGA
- the RUNDC3A gene encoding RUN domain-containing protein 3A isoform X1 yields MEASWVPAAMALGLSSKKASSRNIAVERKNLITVCRFSVKTLLEKYTADPIDDSSEEFVNFAAILEQILSHRFKGPVSWFSSDGQRGFWDYIRLACSKVPNNCVSSIENMENISTSRAKGRAWIRVALMEKRMSEYISTALRDTRTTRRFYDDGAIMLREESTVLTGMLIGLSAIDFSFCLKGEVMDGKTPVVIDYTPYLKFTQSYDYLSEEEERGSVESSTSEDSSPEHPYLPLVTDEDSWYNKWRKMEQKFRIVYAQKGYLEELVRLRESQLKDLEAENKRLKLRLEEVMVQNQLEKRELEGVILELQEQLTGLIPCENPQLAQLSKEMVTPLVNQWPSLGTLNGNESGSDSKLYRREGPHALHAGALRLPGLPAQLQVPGQPQVQRVPGERQHGSQPDPQPQLRAPGPAPPPGPA; encoded by the exons ATGGAAGCGAGCTGGGTGCCGGCTGCCATGGCTCTGGGGCTCTCCTCCAAGAAGGCTTCCTCCAGGAACATCGCCGTGGAGAGGAAAAACCTCATCACCGTCTGCAG GTTCTCAGTGAAGACCCTTCTGGAGAAGTACACGGCAGATCCCATCGATGACTCCTCTGAGGAGTTCGTTAACTTCGCTGCCATCCTCGAGCAGATCCTCAGCCACCGCTTCAAAG GCCCTGTCAGCTGGTTCAGCTCTGATGGACAGCGCGGGTTTTGGGATTACATCCGCCTGGCCTGCAGCAAGGTGCCCAACAACTGCGTCAGCAGCATCGAGAACATGGAGAACATCAGCACCTCCAGGGCCAAG GGCCGGGCGTGGATCCGCGTGGCGCTGATGGAGAAGCGAATGTCCGAGTACATCTCCACGGCCCTGCGGGACACTCGCACCACCAG GCGGTTCTACGACGACGGGGCCATCATGCTGCGGGAGGAGTCCACGGTGCTCACGGGGATGCTCATCGGGCTCAGCGCCATCGACTTCAG CTTCTGCCTGAAGGGAGAGGTGATGGATGGCAAAACGCCCGTGGTCATCGACTACACGCCCTACCTGAAGTTCACGCAGAG CTATGACTACCTGagcgaggaggaggagcgggGCAGTGTGGAGAGCAGCACGAGCGAGGACAGCTCACCTGAGCACCCCTACCTGCCCCTGGTCACCGACGAGGACAGCTGGTACAACAAGTGGCGCAAGATGGAGCAGAAATTCCGCATTGTTTATGCCCAGAAG GGGTACCTGGAGGAGCTGGTGAGGCTGCGGGAGTCGCAGCTGAAGGACCTGGAGGCAGAGAACAAGCGGCTGAAGCTCCGGCTGGAGGAGGTGATGGTGCAGAACCAGCTGGAGAAGAGAGAGCTGGAGGGCGtcatcctggagctgcaggagcagct GACGGGGCTGATCCCCTGCGAGAACCCACAGCTGGCCCAGCTCTCCAAGGAGATGGTGACACCCCTGGTCAATCAGTGGCCCTCCCTGGGAACCCTCAATGGCAACGAGAGCGGCTCGGACAGCAAACTCTACAGAAG GGAAGGACCCCACGCCCTCCATGCTGGGGCTCTGCGGCTCCCTggcctccctgcccagctgcaagTCCCTGGCCAGCCTCAAGTCCAACGAGTGCCTGGTGAGCGACAGCACGGAAGCCAGCCCGACCCGCAGCCCCAGCTGAGAGCCCcgggccccgcgccgccccccggccccgcctga
- the RUNDC3A gene encoding RUN domain-containing protein 3A isoform X3 yields MEASWVPAAMALGLSSKKASSRNIAVERKNLITVCRFSVKTLLEKYTADPIDDSSEEFVNFAAILEQILSHRFKGPVSWFSSDGQRGFWDYIRLACSKVPNNCVSSIENMENISTSRAKGRAWIRVALMEKRMSEYISTALRDTRTTRRFYDDGAIMLREESTVLTGMLIGLSAIDFSFCLKGEVMDGKTPVVIDYTPYLKFTQSYDYLSEEEERGSVESSTSEDSSPEHPYLPLVTDEDSWYNKWRKMEQKFRIVYAQKGYLEELVRLRESQLKDLEAENKRLKLRLEEVMVQNQLEKRELEGVILELQEQLTGLIPCENPQLAQLSKEMVTPLVNQWPSLGTLNGNESGSDSKLYRRHSFVSTDQLSAENSLSSDSQRLGEGKREGEPWGPLGKDPTPSMLGLCGSLASLPSCKSLASLKSNECLVSDSTEASPTRSPS; encoded by the exons ATGGAAGCGAGCTGGGTGCCGGCTGCCATGGCTCTGGGGCTCTCCTCCAAGAAGGCTTCCTCCAGGAACATCGCCGTGGAGAGGAAAAACCTCATCACCGTCTGCAG GTTCTCAGTGAAGACCCTTCTGGAGAAGTACACGGCAGATCCCATCGATGACTCCTCTGAGGAGTTCGTTAACTTCGCTGCCATCCTCGAGCAGATCCTCAGCCACCGCTTCAAAG GCCCTGTCAGCTGGTTCAGCTCTGATGGACAGCGCGGGTTTTGGGATTACATCCGCCTGGCCTGCAGCAAGGTGCCCAACAACTGCGTCAGCAGCATCGAGAACATGGAGAACATCAGCACCTCCAGGGCCAAG GGCCGGGCGTGGATCCGCGTGGCGCTGATGGAGAAGCGAATGTCCGAGTACATCTCCACGGCCCTGCGGGACACTCGCACCACCAG GCGGTTCTACGACGACGGGGCCATCATGCTGCGGGAGGAGTCCACGGTGCTCACGGGGATGCTCATCGGGCTCAGCGCCATCGACTTCAG CTTCTGCCTGAAGGGAGAGGTGATGGATGGCAAAACGCCCGTGGTCATCGACTACACGCCCTACCTGAAGTTCACGCAGAG CTATGACTACCTGagcgaggaggaggagcgggGCAGTGTGGAGAGCAGCACGAGCGAGGACAGCTCACCTGAGCACCCCTACCTGCCCCTGGTCACCGACGAGGACAGCTGGTACAACAAGTGGCGCAAGATGGAGCAGAAATTCCGCATTGTTTATGCCCAGAAG GGGTACCTGGAGGAGCTGGTGAGGCTGCGGGAGTCGCAGCTGAAGGACCTGGAGGCAGAGAACAAGCGGCTGAAGCTCCGGCTGGAGGAGGTGATGGTGCAGAACCAGCTGGAGAAGAGAGAGCTGGAGGGCGtcatcctggagctgcaggagcagct GACGGGGCTGATCCCCTGCGAGAACCCACAGCTGGCCCAGCTCTCCAAGGAGATGGTGACACCCCTGGTCAATCAGTGGCCCTCCCTGGGAACCCTCAATGGCAACGAGAGCGGCTCGGACAGCAAACTCTACAGAAG gcacagcttcGTGAGCACCGACCAGCTCTCGGCCGAGAACAGCCTCAGCTCCGACTCCCAGCGCCTGGGCGAGGGCAAGCGCGAAGGGGAGCCCTGGGGGCCCTTGG GGAAGGACCCCACGCCCTCCATGCTGGGGCTCTGCGGCTCCCTggcctccctgcccagctgcaagTCCCTGGCCAGCCTCAAGTCCAACGAGTGCCTGGTGAGCGACAGCACGGAAGCCAGCCCGACCCGCAGCCCCAGCTGA
- the RUNDC3A gene encoding RUN domain-containing protein 3A isoform X4 produces the protein MENISTSRAKGRAWIRVALMEKRMSEYISTALRDTRTTRRFYDDGAIMLREESTVLTGMLIGLSAIDFSFCLKGEVMDGKTPVVIDYTPYLKFTQSYDYLSEEEERGSVESSTSEDSSPEHPYLPLVTDEDSWYNKWRKMEQKFRIVYAQKGYLEELVRLRESQLKDLEAENKRLKLRLEEVMVQNQLEKRELEGVILELQEQLTGLIPCENPQLAQLSKEMVTPLVNQWPSLGTLNGNESGSDSKLYRRHSFVSTDQLSAENSLSSDSQRLGEGKREGEPWGPLGKDPTPSMLGLCGSLASLPSCKSLASLKSNECLVSDSTEASPTRSPS, from the exons ATGGAGAACATCAGCACCTCCAGGGCCAAG GGCCGGGCGTGGATCCGCGTGGCGCTGATGGAGAAGCGAATGTCCGAGTACATCTCCACGGCCCTGCGGGACACTCGCACCACCAG GCGGTTCTACGACGACGGGGCCATCATGCTGCGGGAGGAGTCCACGGTGCTCACGGGGATGCTCATCGGGCTCAGCGCCATCGACTTCAG CTTCTGCCTGAAGGGAGAGGTGATGGATGGCAAAACGCCCGTGGTCATCGACTACACGCCCTACCTGAAGTTCACGCAGAG CTATGACTACCTGagcgaggaggaggagcgggGCAGTGTGGAGAGCAGCACGAGCGAGGACAGCTCACCTGAGCACCCCTACCTGCCCCTGGTCACCGACGAGGACAGCTGGTACAACAAGTGGCGCAAGATGGAGCAGAAATTCCGCATTGTTTATGCCCAGAAG GGGTACCTGGAGGAGCTGGTGAGGCTGCGGGAGTCGCAGCTGAAGGACCTGGAGGCAGAGAACAAGCGGCTGAAGCTCCGGCTGGAGGAGGTGATGGTGCAGAACCAGCTGGAGAAGAGAGAGCTGGAGGGCGtcatcctggagctgcaggagcagct GACGGGGCTGATCCCCTGCGAGAACCCACAGCTGGCCCAGCTCTCCAAGGAGATGGTGACACCCCTGGTCAATCAGTGGCCCTCCCTGGGAACCCTCAATGGCAACGAGAGCGGCTCGGACAGCAAACTCTACAGAAG gcacagcttcGTGAGCACCGACCAGCTCTCGGCCGAGAACAGCCTCAGCTCCGACTCCCAGCGCCTGGGCGAGGGCAAGCGCGAAGGGGAGCCCTGGGGGCCCTTGG GGAAGGACCCCACGCCCTCCATGCTGGGGCTCTGCGGCTCCCTggcctccctgcccagctgcaagTCCCTGGCCAGCCTCAAGTCCAACGAGTGCCTGGTGAGCGACAGCACGGAAGCCAGCCCGACCCGCAGCCCCAGCTGA
- the SLC25A39 gene encoding mitochondrial glutathione transporter SLC25A39 isoform X2, whose translation MAEKLPPSPGGGITPLQQMLASGTGAILTSLFVTPLDVVKIRLQAQRTPFSKGKCFLYCNGLMDHLYVCQNGNSCTAWYKAPGHFTGTLDAFVKITRNEGIRSLWSGLPPTLVMAVPATVIYFTTYDQLRDYLRTRVGSWNHYIPLLAGALARLGAVTVISPLELIRTKMQSRQLSYRELRVCIQSAVAQDGWLSLWRGWGPTVLRDVPFSALYWFNYELVRSWLCRQPWLDGSTFTVSFASGAISGTVAAVLTLPFDVVKTHRQIQLGDSEVHPVTACRPSKPSSTWLLMQRIRAESGTRGLFAGFLPRVIKVAPACAIMISTYEFGKSFFQKLNQEQQLRGL comes from the exons ATGGCTGAGAAGCTGCCGCCGAGCCCCGGCGGGGGCATCACGCCACTGCAGCAGATGCTGGCCTCGGGGACAGGGGCCATCCTCACCTCCCTCTTCG TGACGCCGCTGGACGTGGTGAAGATCCGGCTGCAGGCCCAGAGGACCCCCTTCTCCAAAG GGAAGTGTTTCCTCTACTGCAACGGGCTCATGGACCACCTGTACGTGTGCCAGAACGGCAACAGCTGCACCGCCTGGTACAAGGCCCCCGGGCACTTCACTGGCACGCTG GATGCTTTTGTGAAGATCACGCGCAATGAGGGCATCAGATCTCTGTGGAGCGGTCTGCCCCCCACCCT GGTCATGGCTGTGCCAGCCACCGTTATTTACTTCACCACCTACGACCAGCTCCGGGACTACCTGCGCACCCGGGTGGGGAGCTGGAACCACTACATCCCCCTGCTGGCTGGGGCCCTGGCCAGGC TGGGTGCTGTGACAGTCATCAGCCCCCTGGAGCTGATCCGCACCAAGATGCAGTCCCGGCAGCTCAGCTACCGCGAGCTGCGTGTGTGCATCCAGTCTGCAGTGGCCCAGGACGGCTGGCTGTCCctctggaggggctggggacccACCGTGCTGCGGGACGTCCCCTTCTCGG ctctgtACTGGTTTAACTACGAGCTGGTGAGGTcgtggctctgcaggcagccctggctggacgGGTCCACGTTCACGGTCAGCTTCGCATCCGGGGCCATCTCTGGCACG GTGGCCGCGGTGCTGACGCTGCCCTTCGACGTGGTCAAAACGCATCGGCAGATCCAGCTGGGAGACAGTGAGGTGCACCCAG TCACAGCCTGCAGGCCTTCCAAGCCTTCCTCCACCTGGCTGCTCATGCAGCGGATCCGCGCCGAGTCTGGCACCCGGGGGCTGTTTGCAG GGTTTCTGCCCCGCGTCATCAAGGTAGCACCTGCCTGCGCCATCATGATCAGCACCTATGAGTTTGGCAAGAGCTTCTTCCAGAAGCTgaaccaggagcagcagctgcggGGATTGTGA
- the RUNDC3A gene encoding RUN domain-containing protein 3A isoform X2 — protein MAGGPGGFSVKTLLEKYTADPIDDSSEEFVNFAAILEQILSHRFKGPVSWFSSDGQRGFWDYIRLACSKVPNNCVSSIENMENISTSRAKGRAWIRVALMEKRMSEYISTALRDTRTTRRFYDDGAIMLREESTVLTGMLIGLSAIDFSFCLKGEVMDGKTPVVIDYTPYLKFTQSYDYLSEEEERGSVESSTSEDSSPEHPYLPLVTDEDSWYNKWRKMEQKFRIVYAQKGYLEELVRLRESQLKDLEAENKRLKLRLEEVMVQNQLEKRELEGVILELQEQLTGLIPCENPQLAQLSKEMVTPLVNQWPSLGTLNGNESGSDSKLYRRHSFVSTDQLSAENSLSSDSQRLGEGKREGEPWGPLGKDPTPSMLGLCGSLASLPSCKSLASLKSNECLVSDSTEASPTRSPS, from the exons ATGGCGGGGGGACCTGGAGG GTTCTCAGTGAAGACCCTTCTGGAGAAGTACACGGCAGATCCCATCGATGACTCCTCTGAGGAGTTCGTTAACTTCGCTGCCATCCTCGAGCAGATCCTCAGCCACCGCTTCAAAG GCCCTGTCAGCTGGTTCAGCTCTGATGGACAGCGCGGGTTTTGGGATTACATCCGCCTGGCCTGCAGCAAGGTGCCCAACAACTGCGTCAGCAGCATCGAGAACATGGAGAACATCAGCACCTCCAGGGCCAAG GGCCGGGCGTGGATCCGCGTGGCGCTGATGGAGAAGCGAATGTCCGAGTACATCTCCACGGCCCTGCGGGACACTCGCACCACCAG GCGGTTCTACGACGACGGGGCCATCATGCTGCGGGAGGAGTCCACGGTGCTCACGGGGATGCTCATCGGGCTCAGCGCCATCGACTTCAG CTTCTGCCTGAAGGGAGAGGTGATGGATGGCAAAACGCCCGTGGTCATCGACTACACGCCCTACCTGAAGTTCACGCAGAG CTATGACTACCTGagcgaggaggaggagcgggGCAGTGTGGAGAGCAGCACGAGCGAGGACAGCTCACCTGAGCACCCCTACCTGCCCCTGGTCACCGACGAGGACAGCTGGTACAACAAGTGGCGCAAGATGGAGCAGAAATTCCGCATTGTTTATGCCCAGAAG GGGTACCTGGAGGAGCTGGTGAGGCTGCGGGAGTCGCAGCTGAAGGACCTGGAGGCAGAGAACAAGCGGCTGAAGCTCCGGCTGGAGGAGGTGATGGTGCAGAACCAGCTGGAGAAGAGAGAGCTGGAGGGCGtcatcctggagctgcaggagcagct GACGGGGCTGATCCCCTGCGAGAACCCACAGCTGGCCCAGCTCTCCAAGGAGATGGTGACACCCCTGGTCAATCAGTGGCCCTCCCTGGGAACCCTCAATGGCAACGAGAGCGGCTCGGACAGCAAACTCTACAGAAG gcacagcttcGTGAGCACCGACCAGCTCTCGGCCGAGAACAGCCTCAGCTCCGACTCCCAGCGCCTGGGCGAGGGCAAGCGCGAAGGGGAGCCCTGGGGGCCCTTGG GGAAGGACCCCACGCCCTCCATGCTGGGGCTCTGCGGCTCCCTggcctccctgcccagctgcaagTCCCTGGCCAGCCTCAAGTCCAACGAGTGCCTGGTGAGCGACAGCACGGAAGCCAGCCCGACCCGCAGCCCCAGCTGA